One Aphelocoma coerulescens isolate FSJ_1873_10779 chromosome 4A, UR_Acoe_1.0, whole genome shotgun sequence DNA window includes the following coding sequences:
- the GPR174 gene encoding probable G-protein coupled receptor 174 yields the protein MSNSSNCSETDLKAYYAVTYTMILIPGLIGNTLALWVFYGYMRETKRAVIFMINLAIADLSQVLSLPLRIFYYLTGTWEFGGGLCMLCFYLKYVNMYASIYFLVCISVRRYLFLMHPFKFSDCRRICDVYISIVGWVVVCVGCLPFPLLRLHQDDKNTCFVDLPIKKLDLPTSITLMTLGELVGFVTPLLIILYCSWKTVLSLKERNSASRDLGEKKKALKMILTCALVFLICFAPYHISFPLDFFVKTRQIQEGCVQISVFHAVALCLASLNSCVDPVIYYFTTDEFRRRLSRQDLQDSTQLQPLSYGRKHSRDVLGEDTTEY from the coding sequence ATGAGCAACAGCTCCAATTGCAGTGAGACAGACCTCAAGGCCTACTACGCTGTCACCTACACCATGATCCTGATCCCCGGGCTCATCGGGAACACCCTGGCCTTGTGGGTCTTCTATGGATACATGAGAGAGACTAAAAGGGCCGTGATATTTATGATCAATTTAGCCATTGCTGACTTATCACAGGTGCTGTCCTTGCCCTTGAGGATTTTTTACTACCTGACGGGCACGTGGGAGTTCGGAGGAGGCCTCTGCATGCTCTGCTTCTACCTGAAGTACGTCAATATGTACGCCAGCATCTACTTCTTGGTGTGCATCAGCGTGAGGAGGTACCTGTTCCTCATGCACCCCTTCAAATTCAGCGACTGCAGGCGTATCTGCGATGTCTACATCAGCATCGTGGGCTGGGTCGTGGTCTGTGTGGGCTGCCTGCCTTTCCCACTCCTCAGGCTGCACCAGGATGATAAAAACACCTGTTTCGTGGATCTTCCCATCAAGAAACTCGACCTCCCCACCTCCATCACACTGATGACCTTAGGGGAGTTGGTGGGGTTTGTGACCCCCCTGCTCATCATCCTGTACTGCTCCTGGAAGACAGTCTTATCACTAAAGGAGAGGAACTCTGCTTCCCGGGATctgggagagaagaaaaaggctTTAAAGATGATCCTCACCTGCGCCCTGGTGTTCCTGATTTGCTTTGCACCTTATCACATCAGCTTCCCGCTGGATTTCTTTGTAAAAACCAGGCAGATCCAGGAGGGCTGCGTGCAGATCTCGGTGTTCCACGCCGTGGCTTTGTGCCTGGCCAGCCTCAACTCCTGCGTGGATCCCGTCATCTACTACTTCACCACGGATGAGTTCAGGAGACGCCTCTCCAGGCAGGATCTGCAGGACAgcacccagctccagcccctcagctaCGGCAGGAAGCACTCCAGGGATGTGCTCGGGGAGGACACCACGGAATACTAG
- the LOC138110188 gene encoding putative P2Y purinoceptor 10, which produces MESNVSSGNCSDPQMSFQSTLYATTYTLIFIPGLLANSAALWVLCRFISRKSKAVIFMINLAVADLAHVLSLPLRTYYYINHTWPFGSFLCQVCFYLKYLNMYASICFLTCISIQRYLFLLHPFRAKGWKRRYDVAISALVWLLVGAACLPLIIVRSPALSNSINSCFSDLGVKQLSPGAAIALVTVAELFGFVIPFGTIAWCTWRMWHSLRDGPTALQDAGEKRKALRMVLMCAAVFFICFTPYHINFPFFMMVIENIIRDCAVHRSALRFHPISLCLASLNCCLDPVLYYFMTSEFQAQLLRHGCVALRARLPPRRSSASGTDTAHDIRVRKRNLPRLNFWSLPKFFGQINSMDIPPVPPDELLLESIS; this is translated from the coding sequence ATGGAGAGCAACGTGTCCTCCGGGAACTGTTCTGACCCCCAGATGTCCTTCCAGTCCACCCTCTACGCCACCACCTACACCCTCATCTtcatcccagggctgctggccAACAGCGCTGCCCTGTGGGTCCTGTGCCGCTTCATCAGCCGGAAGAGCAAAGCCGTCATCTTCATGATCAACCTGGCCGTGGCCGACCTGGCCCACGTCCTCTCACTGCCCCTGCGGACCTACTACTACATCAACCACACCTGGCCCTTCGGGAGcttcctgtgccaggtgtgcttCTACCTGAAGTACCTCAACATGTACGCCAGCATCTGCTTCCTCACCTGCATCAGCATCCAGCGGTACCTGTTCCTGCTGCACCCCTTCCGAGCCAAGGGCTGGAAGCGCCGCTACGACGTGGCCATCAGCGCCCTGGTGTGGCTCCTGGTGGGGGCCGCCTGCCTGCCCCTCATCATCGTCAGGAGCCCAGCCCTGTCCAACTCCATCAACAGCTGCTTCTCGGACCTTGGCGTGAAGCAGCTCAGCCCAGGGGCCGCCATCGCGCTGGTGACGGTGGCAGAGCTGTTCGGCTTCGTCATCCCCTTCGGCACCATCGCCTGGTGCACGTGGAGGATGTGGCATTCCCTGCGGGACGGCCCCACGGCGCTGCAGGACGCCGGCGAGAAGCGGAAGGCCCTGAGGATGGTCCTCATGTGCGCCGCTGTCTTCTTCATCTGCTTCACCCCCTACCACATCAACTTCCCCTTCTTCATGATGGTGATCGAGAACATCATCCGGGACTGCGCCGTGCACCGGAGCGCGCTGCGCTTCCACCCCATCTCCCTGTGCCTGGCCAGCCTCAACTGCTGCCTGGACCCTGTCCTCTACTACTTCATGACCTCCGAGTTCCAGGCGCAGCTGCTGCGCCACGGCTGCGTGGCCCTGCGAGCCCGGCTCCCGCCCCGCCGGAGCAGCGCCTCAGGCACCGACACTGCCCACGACATCCGCGTCAGGAAGAGGAATCTCCCTCGCCTCAACTTCTGGTCTCTTCCCAAGTTCTTTGGCCAAATAAACAGCATGGACATCCCCCCCGTGCCGCCCGacgagctgctgctggagtccATCTCGTGA
- the LOC138110339 gene encoding putative P2Y purinoceptor 10 isoform X1 codes for MQGWAETQLPGGSGMTHLPYTTTASSSNPVMTQSNQSCSSPDNSFKSTLYATTYTLIFIPGLLANSAALWVLCRFISRKSKAVIFMINLAVADLAHVLSLPLRIYYYINHTWPFGDVLCLLCFYLKYLNMYASICFLTCISIQRYVFLYHPFRAKGWKRRYDVAISALVWLLVGVACVPFPIMRSHGLEKNTNSCFADLQVKPIDSKVGTVLMTGTAELLGFVGPLVIILYCTWKTRDSILGFHIPQENSGERRKALRMVSMCAIVFCVCFAPYHINFFFYMLVKEKVITDCFLSTITLYTQPFCLSLASFDCCLDPIIYFFMTSEFQEQISRHSSMAIRSRLMSKESASSMKE; via the exons ATGCAGGGATGGGCTGAGACACAGCTACCCGGCGGCTCTG GAATGACCCACCTGCCCTACACCACCACAGCCTCTTCCAGCAACCCAGTCATGACCCAGAGCaaccagagctgctcctctcccGACAACTCCTTCAAGTCCACCCTCTACGCCACCACCTACACCCTCATCTTCATCCCGGGGCTGCTGGCCAACAGCGCTGCCCTGTGGGTCCTGTGCCGCTTCATCAGCCGGAAGAGCAAAGCCGTCATCTTCATGATCAACCTGGCCGTGGCCGACCTGGCCCACGTCCTCTCACTGCCCCTGCGCATCTACTACTACATCAACCACACCTGGCCCTTCGGGGATGTCCTGTGCTTGCTGTGCTTCTACCTGAAGTACCTCAACATGTACGCCAGCATCTGCTTCCTCACCTGCATCAGCATCCAGCGCTACGTCTTCCTGTACCACCCCTTCCGAGCCAAGGGCTGGAAGCGCCGCTACGACGTGGCCATCAGCGCCCTGGTGTGGCTCCTGGTGGGGGTAGCCTGCGTGCCCTTCCCCATCATGAGGAGCCACgggctggaaaaaaacaccaactCCTGCTTTGCCGACCTGCAGGTGAAGCCGATCGACAGCAAGGTGGGCACGGTGCTGATGACCGGCACCGCCGAGCTCCTGGGCTTCGTGGGCCCGCTCGTCATCATCTTATACTGCACTTGGAAAACCAGAGACTCCATCCTGGGCTTCCACATCCCGCAGGAAAACAgcggggagaggaggaaggccCTCAGGATGGTTTCCATGTGTGCCATTGTGttctgtgtgtgttttgctCCCTACCACATCAACTTCTTCTTCTACATGTTGGTGAAGGAGAAAGTCATCACCGACTGCTTCCTGAGCACCATCACGCTCTACACCCAGCCCTTCTGCCTGAGCCTCGCCAGCTTTGACTGCTGCTTGGATCCCATCATCTACTTCTTCATGACTTCTGAGTTCCAGGAACAGATTTCCAGGCACAGCAGCATGGCCATCCGGAGCCGGCTCATGAGCAAAGAGAGCGCCTCGTCAATGAAGGAATGA
- the LOC138110339 gene encoding putative P2Y purinoceptor 10 isoform X2, which produces MTHLPYTTTASSSNPVMTQSNQSCSSPDNSFKSTLYATTYTLIFIPGLLANSAALWVLCRFISRKSKAVIFMINLAVADLAHVLSLPLRIYYYINHTWPFGDVLCLLCFYLKYLNMYASICFLTCISIQRYVFLYHPFRAKGWKRRYDVAISALVWLLVGVACVPFPIMRSHGLEKNTNSCFADLQVKPIDSKVGTVLMTGTAELLGFVGPLVIILYCTWKTRDSILGFHIPQENSGERRKALRMVSMCAIVFCVCFAPYHINFFFYMLVKEKVITDCFLSTITLYTQPFCLSLASFDCCLDPIIYFFMTSEFQEQISRHSSMAIRSRLMSKESASSMKE; this is translated from the coding sequence ATGACCCACCTGCCCTACACCACCACAGCCTCTTCCAGCAACCCAGTCATGACCCAGAGCaaccagagctgctcctctcccGACAACTCCTTCAAGTCCACCCTCTACGCCACCACCTACACCCTCATCTTCATCCCGGGGCTGCTGGCCAACAGCGCTGCCCTGTGGGTCCTGTGCCGCTTCATCAGCCGGAAGAGCAAAGCCGTCATCTTCATGATCAACCTGGCCGTGGCCGACCTGGCCCACGTCCTCTCACTGCCCCTGCGCATCTACTACTACATCAACCACACCTGGCCCTTCGGGGATGTCCTGTGCTTGCTGTGCTTCTACCTGAAGTACCTCAACATGTACGCCAGCATCTGCTTCCTCACCTGCATCAGCATCCAGCGCTACGTCTTCCTGTACCACCCCTTCCGAGCCAAGGGCTGGAAGCGCCGCTACGACGTGGCCATCAGCGCCCTGGTGTGGCTCCTGGTGGGGGTAGCCTGCGTGCCCTTCCCCATCATGAGGAGCCACgggctggaaaaaaacaccaactCCTGCTTTGCCGACCTGCAGGTGAAGCCGATCGACAGCAAGGTGGGCACGGTGCTGATGACCGGCACCGCCGAGCTCCTGGGCTTCGTGGGCCCGCTCGTCATCATCTTATACTGCACTTGGAAAACCAGAGACTCCATCCTGGGCTTCCACATCCCGCAGGAAAACAgcggggagaggaggaaggccCTCAGGATGGTTTCCATGTGTGCCATTGTGttctgtgtgtgttttgctCCCTACCACATCAACTTCTTCTTCTACATGTTGGTGAAGGAGAAAGTCATCACCGACTGCTTCCTGAGCACCATCACGCTCTACACCCAGCCCTTCTGCCTGAGCCTCGCCAGCTTTGACTGCTGCTTGGATCCCATCATCTACTTCTTCATGACTTCTGAGTTCCAGGAACAGATTTCCAGGCACAGCAGCATGGCCATCCGGAGCCGGCTCATGAGCAAAGAGAGCGCCTCGTCAATGAAGGAATGA